The following are encoded together in the Nocardioides thalensis genome:
- a CDS encoding 3-hydroxyacyl-CoA dehydrogenase NAD-binding domain-containing protein, with protein MSTDTQTAVRYERDADGIVTLTLDDPTASANTMNDLYLTSMEQVVDRLYAEQDDVTGVIIASAKKTFFAGGNLNSMASATKENAPEIFQMAERVKASLRKLELFPKPVVSAINGAALGGGYEITLATQHRIAVAGSYKIGLPESTLGLLPGGGGVTRAVRKWGLQTALMDVLLQGTQFSVDKALEKGVIDEVVATQGELIPAARAWLKANPDAALSPWDAPGYKMPGGAPKSPALAGFLPAFPALLRKQTKGAVYPATRAIMSAAVEGAQVDFDTASRIETRYFTNLVVNQNAKNMIQAFFFDLQAINSGSLRPQGIETWKPTKAVVLGAGMMGAGIAYVLARAGVEVVLKDVSVENAEKGKAYSQGLNEKAISRGRLTEEKSQALLDRITPTGDAADAQGADLVVEAVFEDPALKAKVFAEVLPHLAPDALLCSNTSTLPITGLAEGLENAEDRPRFIGLHFFSPVDKMPLVEIISGKETSDEALARAYDVVQLIRKTPIVVNDSRGFYTSRVIGYMVNEGMAMLAEGVAPYSIERATTQAGYPAPVLQLSDELNLELMAKIAKATREAAAEDGGAWTEHPGSAVVEKMLEAGRAGRLRKAGFYDYDQETGKRLSIWSGLAELFPVAEEQIPLQDIKDRMLFAEALETAKCFEEGVITSAAAANIGSIMGIGFPPMTGGAAQFMQGYEGADGEIGLNAFLKRADELAATYGDRFQATPWLRDLAASGGKFPA; from the coding sequence ATGAGCACCGACACCCAGACCGCCGTGCGCTACGAGCGGGACGCCGACGGCATCGTCACGCTGACGCTCGACGACCCCACCGCCAGCGCCAACACGATGAACGACCTCTACCTCACCTCGATGGAGCAGGTGGTCGACCGCCTGTACGCCGAGCAGGACGACGTCACCGGCGTGATCATCGCCTCGGCCAAGAAGACCTTCTTCGCCGGCGGCAACCTCAACAGCATGGCCAGTGCCACCAAGGAGAACGCGCCCGAGATCTTCCAGATGGCCGAGCGCGTCAAGGCCAGCCTGCGCAAGCTCGAGCTGTTCCCGAAGCCGGTCGTCTCCGCGATCAACGGTGCCGCCCTCGGCGGTGGCTACGAGATCACGCTCGCCACCCAGCACCGGATCGCCGTTGCGGGCTCCTACAAGATCGGCCTGCCAGAGTCGACCCTCGGCCTGCTGCCCGGCGGCGGCGGCGTCACCCGCGCCGTCCGCAAGTGGGGCCTGCAGACCGCGCTGATGGACGTGCTGCTCCAGGGCACGCAGTTCAGCGTCGACAAGGCGCTCGAGAAGGGCGTCATCGACGAGGTCGTCGCGACCCAGGGCGAGCTGATCCCGGCCGCTCGGGCGTGGCTGAAGGCCAACCCCGACGCCGCGCTCTCCCCGTGGGACGCCCCGGGCTACAAGATGCCCGGCGGTGCGCCGAAGAGCCCGGCGCTCGCCGGCTTCCTCCCTGCGTTCCCGGCGCTGCTGCGCAAGCAGACGAAGGGCGCGGTCTACCCCGCGACCCGCGCCATCATGAGCGCCGCCGTCGAGGGCGCACAGGTCGACTTCGACACCGCCTCGCGGATCGAGACCCGCTACTTCACCAACCTGGTCGTCAACCAGAACGCCAAGAACATGATCCAGGCGTTCTTCTTCGACCTGCAGGCGATCAACTCCGGCTCGCTCCGCCCGCAGGGGATCGAGACCTGGAAGCCCACCAAGGCCGTCGTCCTCGGCGCAGGCATGATGGGCGCCGGCATCGCCTACGTGCTCGCCCGCGCCGGCGTCGAGGTGGTCCTCAAGGACGTCTCCGTCGAGAACGCCGAGAAGGGCAAGGCCTACTCGCAGGGCCTCAACGAGAAGGCCATCTCCCGCGGTCGCCTGACCGAGGAGAAGTCGCAGGCGCTGCTCGACCGCATCACCCCGACCGGCGACGCCGCCGACGCGCAGGGCGCCGACCTAGTCGTCGAGGCGGTCTTCGAGGACCCCGCCCTCAAGGCCAAGGTCTTCGCCGAGGTGCTGCCGCACCTCGCGCCCGACGCGCTGCTGTGCTCCAACACCTCGACCCTGCCGATCACCGGCCTTGCCGAGGGCCTGGAGAACGCCGAGGACCGCCCGCGGTTCATCGGCCTGCACTTCTTCAGCCCGGTCGACAAGATGCCGCTCGTCGAGATCATCAGCGGCAAGGAGACCTCCGACGAGGCGCTCGCCCGTGCCTACGACGTGGTGCAGCTGATCCGGAAGACGCCGATCGTCGTCAACGACTCGCGCGGCTTCTACACCTCGCGCGTCATCGGCTACATGGTCAACGAGGGCATGGCGATGCTCGCCGAGGGCGTCGCGCCGTACTCGATCGAGCGGGCCACCACCCAGGCGGGCTACCCCGCACCGGTGCTCCAGCTCTCCGACGAGCTCAACCTCGAGCTGATGGCCAAGATCGCCAAGGCGACCCGCGAGGCCGCCGCCGAGGACGGCGGCGCGTGGACGGAGCACCCGGGCTCGGCCGTGGTCGAGAAGATGCTGGAGGCCGGTCGCGCCGGCCGCCTGCGGAAGGCGGGCTTCTACGACTACGACCAGGAGACGGGCAAGCGGCTCTCGATCTGGTCCGGCCTGGCCGAGCTGTTCCCCGTGGCCGAGGAGCAGATCCCGCTCCAGGACATCAAGGACCGGATGCTGTTCGCCGAGGCGCTCGAGACCGCCAAGTGCTTCGAGGAGGGCGTCATCACGTCCGCCGCCGCGGCCAACATCGGCTCGATCATGGGCATCGGCTTCCCGCCGATGACCGGTGGCGCCGCGCAGTTCATGCAGGGCTACGAGGGCGCCGACGGCGAGATCGGCCTCAACGCCTTCCTCAAGCGCGCCGATGAGCTAGCTGCCACCTACGGCGACCGCTTCCAGGCCACCCCGTGGCTGCGCGACCTCGCCGCCTCCGGCGGCAAGTTCCCCGCGTGA
- a CDS encoding M28 family metallopeptidase, translating into MRISRGLIAVLATLGLILLAFTPASSATGSGVSDKPGQKCNRTNDSVRKLLECVTLDGVMEHEYAFADIAAANGGTRSAGTPGYDASVDYVEQRMEAAGYVVTRQEFDVYSFEDQGGSELEQTAPTPTSYVLGTDFAATPHSEPGDVTAGVTAVDIALGLGNTSTSGCQDSDFATFPAGDIALIQRGDCTFEIKAENAAEAGAVGVLFFNQGNTTDASRNGIPAVTLGNDYTGGLPALSTTYARGAEFAGIDGLEMRLFADVTRTPAKTENVIAESRTGDPTNVVMAGAHLDSVPEGAGINDNGSGSAALLETAEQLAKATREFPNKVRFAWWGAEEAGLVGSNYYVNNLGTEGRSAIEMYLNFDMVGSPNYGLFIYDGDGSGFGMVGPDGSDEIEALFERYYAERGIPSEPTAFTARSDYQAFILNGIPAGGLFTGAEGVKTAAQAAKWGGTAGVAYDPCYHSECDGIDNLSHEALDINSDAMAYVVFLYASGQEAINAG; encoded by the coding sequence TTGAGAATTTCTCGGGGACTCATCGCAGTTCTTGCCACCCTCGGACTCATCCTCCTCGCCTTCACCCCGGCCTCATCGGCCACGGGCTCGGGCGTCTCCGACAAGCCCGGCCAGAAGTGCAACCGCACCAACGACTCGGTCCGCAAGCTGCTCGAGTGCGTGACGCTCGACGGCGTCATGGAGCACGAGTACGCCTTCGCTGACATCGCCGCCGCCAACGGCGGCACCCGCTCCGCGGGCACCCCCGGCTACGACGCCTCGGTCGACTACGTCGAGCAGCGGATGGAGGCGGCGGGCTACGTCGTCACCCGCCAGGAGTTCGACGTCTACAGCTTCGAGGACCAGGGCGGTTCGGAGCTCGAGCAGACGGCGCCCACGCCGACGTCGTACGTCCTGGGCACCGACTTCGCCGCGACGCCGCACTCCGAGCCGGGCGACGTCACCGCCGGCGTCACGGCCGTCGACATCGCCCTCGGGCTCGGCAACACCTCGACCAGTGGCTGCCAGGACAGTGACTTCGCCACGTTCCCGGCGGGCGACATCGCCCTGATCCAGCGTGGCGACTGCACGTTCGAGATCAAGGCCGAGAACGCCGCCGAGGCCGGCGCGGTCGGCGTGCTGTTCTTCAACCAGGGCAACACCACCGACGCGAGCCGCAACGGCATCCCTGCCGTGACCCTGGGCAACGACTACACCGGCGGGCTGCCCGCGTTGAGCACCACCTACGCCCGCGGGGCCGAGTTCGCCGGCATCGACGGCCTCGAGATGCGGCTCTTCGCCGACGTCACCCGCACGCCCGCAAAGACCGAGAACGTGATCGCCGAGTCGCGCACCGGCGACCCGACCAACGTCGTGATGGCCGGCGCCCACCTCGACTCGGTCCCCGAGGGCGCAGGCATCAACGACAACGGCTCGGGCTCCGCGGCGCTGCTGGAGACCGCCGAGCAGCTCGCCAAGGCGACCAGGGAGTTCCCCAACAAGGTGCGCTTCGCCTGGTGGGGCGCGGAGGAAGCCGGCCTGGTCGGCTCGAACTACTACGTCAACAACCTTGGCACCGAGGGGCGTTCCGCGATCGAGATGTACCTCAACTTCGACATGGTCGGCTCGCCCAACTACGGACTGTTCATCTACGACGGTGACGGCTCGGGCTTCGGCATGGTCGGTCCCGACGGGTCCGACGAGATCGAGGCGCTGTTCGAGCGCTACTACGCCGAGCGCGGCATCCCGTCCGAGCCGACGGCGTTCACCGCCCGCTCCGACTACCAGGCGTTCATCCTCAACGGCATCCCTGCGGGCGGCCTGTTCACCGGCGCGGAGGGCGTGAAGACCGCGGCCCAAGCCGCGAAGTGGGGAGGTACGGCGGGCGTCGCCTACGACCCCTGCTACCACTCGGAGTGCGACGGCATCGACAACCTCAGCCACGAGGCGCTCGACATCAACTCCGACGCGATGGCCTACGTCGTGTTCCTCTACGCCTCCGGGCAGGAAGCGATCAACGCCGGCTAG